One window of the Patescibacteria group bacterium genome contains the following:
- a CDS encoding type II secretion system protein encodes MVTRKHRHNGFTLLEILLVVAAISILAGIVIVAINPAKQLADTRNAQRRSDVSALLNAVYQYTIDNSGTLPATISTASTEICKIGAANCTGLIDFAVLTANQKYLTALPKDPNGTCNANGICYKIMKSDDGRITVSAPNAEQGATISATK; translated from the coding sequence ATGGTTACGAGAAAACATAGGCATAATGGATTTACATTATTAGAGATCCTGCTTGTGGTTGCGGCTATCTCTATTCTTGCGGGAATTGTGATTGTTGCAATCAATCCTGCAAAACAACTAGCCGATACGCGCAATGCACAGCGGCGCTCGGATGTATCTGCCCTCCTGAATGCCGTCTATCAATATACCATTGACAATTCCGGTACTCTGCCTGCAACCATCTCGACAGCTTCAACGGAAATATGTAAAATAGGAGCAGCCAACTGCACCGGTCTTATTGACTTTGCTGTCCTGACTGCGAATCAGAAATACCTCACCGCACTGCCGAAGGATCCCAATGGAACCTGCAATGCAAACGGGATTTGTTATAAGATTATGAAGTCAGACGATGGGCGCATTACCGTTTCTGCGCCAAATGCCGAACAAGGAGCAACAATCAGCGCGACAAAATAA